One window from the genome of Sphingomonas lacunae encodes:
- the metF gene encoding methylenetetrahydrofolate reductase yields MTTANSPSEARRAAASPMFADLSGDIGVSFEFFPPKTEKMNETLWESIKTLSPLGPRFVSVTYGAGGTTRERTHATVARIASETGIPAAAHLTCVDASRAEIAEVAQAYWDAGVRHIVALRGDPPTAGSKFQPHPEGYASAADLIGGLRQIAPFEISAAAYPETHPEALSPQSDLDNLKRKLDAGASRAITQFFHEPDTFFRFRDAAAAAGIDAEIVPGIMPVSNFAAIQRMSVMCGTDVPAWLARLFDGLDDLPAARQLVAATVAAELCRRLYAGGVRNFHFYTLNRAELAYAICHMLGLRPTVAKPEDIAA; encoded by the coding sequence ATGACGACCGCCAATTCCCCGTCCGAAGCCCGTCGAGCGGCGGCCTCTCCCATGTTTGCCGACTTGTCTGGCGATATTGGCGTCAGCTTTGAATTTTTCCCGCCCAAAACGGAAAAGATGAACGAGACGCTGTGGGAGTCGATCAAGACGCTGAGCCCGCTGGGACCGCGCTTTGTCTCGGTCACTTATGGTGCCGGTGGCACGACGCGCGAGCGCACCCATGCGACGGTCGCGCGCATTGCGAGCGAAACCGGAATTCCGGCAGCAGCGCACCTGACCTGTGTCGACGCGTCGAGGGCCGAGATTGCCGAAGTGGCTCAGGCCTATTGGGATGCTGGCGTGCGTCACATCGTCGCGCTGCGCGGCGACCCGCCGACGGCAGGATCTAAATTCCAGCCGCATCCTGAAGGCTATGCCTCCGCGGCTGACCTTATCGGCGGTCTCAGGCAGATTGCGCCGTTCGAGATTTCCGCTGCAGCCTATCCTGAAACCCATCCCGAAGCGCTGAGCCCCCAGTCCGACCTCGACAATCTCAAGCGCAAACTCGACGCAGGGGCGAGCCGCGCAATCACGCAATTCTTTCATGAACCCGACACCTTCTTCCGTTTCCGTGACGCGGCAGCGGCGGCGGGAATAGATGCAGAGATCGTGCCTGGGATCATGCCGGTCAGCAATTTTGCGGCGATTCAGCGCATGTCTGTGATGTGCGGAACCGATGTGCCGGCATGGCTCGCCCGCCTGTTCGACGGGCTCGACGACCTGCCTGCCGCTCGCCAATTGGTCGCAGCGACGGTGGCCGCCGAACTGTGTCGACGCCTTTATGCCGGCGGCGTGCGCAATTTCCACTTCTACACATTGAACCGGGCGGAACTCGCCTATGCCATTTGCCACATGCTGGGCCTGCGGCCGACGGTGGCCAAGCCTGAGGACATTGCAGCATGA
- a CDS encoding right-handed parallel beta-helix repeat-containing protein: protein MKRLLFTLAPATAVALSIAAIPVLAQDEAPGITVPELRETFSSVQDAVDAIGDGEGTILLAPGSYRQCAVQTQGVVHFRSTQPGQAVFDGVECEGKAALVLRGEGASVDGIVFQNMRVADRNGAGIRLERSNLSITNSYFRNSDQGILTAPDEGADVTIDRSTFSRLGRNDGGPSHSIYIGGYRSLTVTRSRFERGTGGHYIKTRAPMADIRDNTFDDTLGNESNYMIDLSAGSSGTIADNLFIQGENKQNYSAFIAVAPEAQDHSSAGLVISGNTARLAPGVERETVFVADWSGERLAIGRNVLGPGLTAFERR from the coding sequence ATGAAGCGCCTTCTTTTCACACTCGCCCCGGCGACTGCGGTGGCCCTGTCCATCGCCGCCATCCCCGTGCTGGCACAGGATGAAGCGCCGGGTATCACCGTTCCCGAACTGCGGGAGACTTTCTCCTCGGTGCAGGACGCAGTGGATGCAATCGGCGATGGGGAGGGCACCATCCTGCTCGCGCCGGGCAGCTATCGGCAATGCGCTGTTCAGACGCAGGGTGTGGTGCATTTCCGCTCGACCCAGCCGGGGCAGGCGGTGTTCGATGGCGTGGAATGCGAAGGCAAGGCTGCCCTTGTTCTGCGTGGCGAAGGTGCCAGTGTTGATGGCATCGTTTTCCAGAACATGCGGGTCGCTGACCGCAACGGTGCTGGCATCCGGCTGGAACGCAGCAATCTCTCCATCACCAACAGCTATTTCCGCAACAGCGACCAGGGCATATTGACCGCGCCCGATGAAGGTGCCGATGTCACAATTGACCGCTCCACCTTTTCGCGGCTTGGCCGCAATGACGGCGGCCCTTCGCACAGCATCTATATCGGCGGCTATCGCTCGCTAACAGTAACGCGCTCCCGCTTTGAGCGCGGCACGGGCGGTCATTACATAAAGACCCGCGCGCCAATGGCCGACATTCGCGACAACACGTTCGACGACACGCTGGGTAATGAATCCAATTACATGATTGATCTGTCGGCCGGTTCCTCCGGGACCATCGCCGACAACCTGTTCATCCAGGGTGAGAACAAGCAGAATTATTCCGCCTTCATCGCCGTTGCGCCAGAAGCGCAGGATCATTCCTCGGCGGGCCTCGTGATCAGCGGCAATACCGCACGGCTCGCGCCGGGCGTTGAGCGTGAGACGGTGTTCGTCGCTGACTGGTCCGGCGAACGGCTCGCTATTGGCCGCAATGTGCTGGGCCCCGGCCTTACAGCATTCGAGCGACGCTGA
- a CDS encoding ubiquinone biosynthesis protein COQ4 — MTTPPAVPAIFADPSRKPLKFRPFKALGHFRELIKDKEDTEQVFHIFESLPRKSFLPEAQAFCESEQGQRLMREEFYLPDVLDDHETLRRTPLGSVAHAYCDFMEQEGLSAAGLVAESAKMGRPVFDDQLQWYANRLRDTHDMLHVLTGYGRDALGEQCVLAFTWGQNRNLGNIFIAYAGGLELKRSVKADAPIFAALKEGRLNGRAALKIHHQSILDLLKEPLSAARQRLGIGDPAQYHACHRAYTSRGIDPYNFLAAPAAA, encoded by the coding sequence GTGACGACTCCCCCCGCCGTCCCCGCCATTTTTGCCGACCCTTCGCGCAAACCTTTGAAATTCCGTCCGTTCAAGGCGCTGGGTCACTTCCGTGAGCTGATCAAGGACAAGGAAGACACCGAACAGGTGTTCCACATTTTTGAATCGCTGCCGCGCAAAAGCTTCCTGCCCGAAGCGCAGGCCTTCTGCGAAAGCGAGCAGGGCCAGCGCCTGATGCGCGAGGAATTCTACCTGCCCGACGTGCTCGACGATCATGAAACGTTGCGCCGCACTCCGCTGGGCAGCGTGGCGCACGCTTACTGCGACTTCATGGAACAGGAAGGACTCAGTGCCGCAGGGCTGGTCGCCGAGAGCGCCAAGATGGGCCGGCCGGTGTTTGACGACCAGCTGCAATGGTATGCAAACCGCCTGCGCGACACGCATGACATGCTGCATGTGCTGACCGGCTATGGTCGCGATGCTTTGGGCGAGCAGTGCGTGCTGGCCTTCACCTGGGGCCAGAACCGCAACCTCGGCAACATCTTCATCGCTTATGCCGGTGGACTTGAGTTGAAGCGTTCGGTCAAGGCCGACGCGCCGATCTTTGCCGCGCTCAAGGAAGGGCGTCTGAATGGCCGCGCTGCGCTGAAAATCCACCACCAGTCGATCCTTGATCTGCTCAAGGAACCGCTCAGCGCCGCCCGTCAGCGTCTCGGCATTGGTGATCCGGCGCAATATCACGCGTGCCATCGCGCCTATACCAGCCGCGGCATCGACCCCTACAACTTCCTCGCTGCGCCCGCCGCGGCGTAA
- a CDS encoding (2Fe-2S)-binding protein: protein MIICSCNAIREEEIRGMARCGHACPVAAYAALGCNPQCGCCLDYAQEIIDEEHEALNPVARAA, encoded by the coding sequence ATGATCATCTGTAGCTGCAATGCGATTCGCGAAGAAGAGATCAGGGGAATGGCCCGCTGTGGCCACGCCTGTCCGGTCGCCGCCTATGCAGCCTTGGGATGCAATCCGCAGTGCGGTTGCTGCCTCGATTATGCGCAGGAGATCATCGACGAGGAGCATGAGGCGCTGAACCCGGTCGCCCGCGCTGCCTGA
- a CDS encoding ArsR/SmtB family transcription factor yields the protein MHSVLGLFAALSDASRLRIIALLRHYELAVGEIAQLLDQSQPRVSRHVRILEEAGLVERCREGSWVFVRLARNPQVAALLSFAGQLPLAPAERRIAEQDRNRLAAVQAEREAAAARYFAAHANEWDAIRSLHVAEEEVERAILTLMRNRRLGHMVDVGTGTGRMAGILGPAASKVTAIDRSPEMLRIARTNLAAQSLPVELVQGDFMALPLADASVDSIIMHQVLHYASMPDLAIAEAARVLRGSGHLLIADFAPHDREELRRDAAHVRLGFSDGQIRGWFAASGLILETTEALSGGELTVKLWLGRRRSDQVRDPLDKQNRKVAA from the coding sequence GTGCACTCGGTGCTTGGCCTGTTTGCCGCGCTCAGCGACGCATCAAGGCTTCGAATCATTGCGCTGTTACGCCATTACGAACTGGCTGTGGGAGAAATTGCGCAGCTGCTCGATCAGAGCCAGCCGCGCGTATCCCGCCATGTGAGGATCCTGGAAGAGGCTGGATTGGTCGAGCGCTGTCGCGAGGGCAGTTGGGTCTTTGTGCGGCTGGCGCGCAATCCGCAGGTTGCCGCCCTGCTGAGTTTCGCAGGGCAGCTTCCACTGGCACCGGCCGAACGGCGCATCGCCGAGCAGGACAGGAACCGGCTCGCCGCAGTGCAGGCAGAAAGGGAGGCGGCTGCCGCGCGCTATTTTGCTGCCCATGCCAATGAATGGGATGCCATCCGTTCATTGCATGTGGCCGAGGAGGAGGTGGAGCGCGCCATTCTCACGCTGATGCGGAATCGTCGTCTGGGGCACATGGTGGATGTCGGGACAGGCACCGGACGCATGGCAGGGATATTGGGCCCCGCAGCCAGCAAGGTGACCGCGATTGATCGCAGCCCGGAAATGTTGCGCATCGCTCGGACCAATCTGGCCGCGCAAAGTTTGCCGGTGGAGCTGGTGCAGGGTGATTTCATGGCGTTGCCGCTCGCCGATGCCAGTGTGGATTCGATCATCATGCATCAGGTGCTGCACTATGCTTCGATGCCCGATCTGGCGATTGCCGAAGCGGCGCGGGTCCTGCGCGGCAGCGGCCATTTGTTGATCGCCGATTTCGCGCCGCATGACCGCGAGGAGTTGAGGCGGGATGCTGCCCATGTCCGTCTCGGCTTTTCCGATGGCCAAATTCGCGGGTGGTTTGCCGCCTCAGGTCTTATTCTTGAAACCACTGAGGCCCTCTCTGGTGGTGAACTGACGGTCAAGCTTTGGCTGGGACGCCGTCGCAGCGATCAGGTCCGCGACCCGCTGGACAAACAGAACAGAAAGGTAGCGGCATGA
- the metH gene encoding methionine synthase has translation MNATAQSSTSFVNVGERTNVTGSAAFKKLIMAGDYAKAVEVARQQVENGAQVIDVNMDEGLLDAHQAMTTFLKLIAAEPDIARVPVMIDSSKWDVIEAGLKCVPGKPIVNSISMKEGEDAFLHHARLCMAYGAAVVVMAFDEKGQADTKDRKVEICCRAYELLTGIGFPPEDIIFDPNVFAVATGIEEHNNYGVDFIEATREIKARCPHVHVSGGLSNLSFSFRGNEPVRRAMHSVFLYHAIPAGMDMAIVNAGQLDIYDQIDPALRTACEDVILNRDEGATDRLIALAESFKGKDAVAEKQAEEWRGWEVTKRLEHALVKGIDAYVVDDTEEARLAVKERGGRPIEVIEGPLMDGMNVVGDLFGSGKMFLPQVVKSARVMKKAVAHLIPFIEAEKEEGARAKGRIIMATVKGDVHDIGKNIVGVVLQCNGYEVIDLGVMVPWQDIIKAAQEHDADIIGLSGLITPSLDEMVTVAEEMQRAGMSIPLLIGGATTSKVHTALRIDPAYDGPVIHVLDASRAVGVATALVSDTGVEDYVGAIAAEYQHVRDVREGKGQSALLSLADARANAFVADMSDKPPPPEHPGLHVFDDWDLADLAEAIDWTPFFRAWELAGNFPAILTDEVVGESATALWADAQAMLKRIIDEKWFTARGVVGLWPCRRDGDDVIVHVPLHPDQMPAFAGEEWTARTHGITASLPGDHFGLDGDFHHVRLPFLRQQITKREGRANMCLADFIDHDGDWIGGFAVGIHGLEPHLERFRADKDDYSDILAKALADRFAEAFAERLHQHVRTTLWGYAPGEQLTNEALIREQYRGIRPAPGYPACPEHSLKPILFDLLDAGNSAGLSLTENFAMLPTAAVSGFYFGHPQSEYFGVARVGEEQLEDYAARRGVDVGTARRWLRPNLD, from the coding sequence ATGAATGCAACGGCCCAATCCTCCACCTCTTTCGTCAACGTCGGTGAACGCACCAACGTCACTGGCAGCGCCGCGTTCAAGAAGCTGATCATGGCCGGCGATTATGCCAAGGCGGTCGAGGTCGCCCGGCAGCAGGTCGAAAATGGCGCGCAGGTGATTGACGTCAACATGGACGAAGGGCTGCTCGACGCGCACCAGGCCATGACGACCTTTTTGAAGCTGATCGCTGCCGAACCCGACATCGCCCGGGTGCCGGTGATGATCGACAGCTCCAAGTGGGACGTGATCGAGGCGGGGCTGAAGTGCGTCCCCGGCAAGCCGATCGTCAATTCCATCAGCATGAAGGAAGGGGAGGATGCCTTCCTTCATCATGCACGTCTGTGCATGGCCTATGGCGCCGCCGTCGTTGTCATGGCGTTCGATGAAAAGGGGCAGGCCGATACCAAGGACCGCAAGGTCGAAATCTGCTGCCGCGCCTATGAGCTGCTGACCGGCATCGGTTTCCCGCCCGAGGACATCATCTTTGACCCGAATGTCTTCGCCGTGGCGACGGGCATCGAGGAGCATAACAATTACGGTGTAGATTTCATCGAGGCGACGCGAGAGATCAAGGCGCGATGCCCGCATGTCCACGTCTCGGGCGGCCTCTCCAACCTGTCATTCAGCTTTCGCGGCAATGAACCGGTGCGCCGGGCGATGCACTCCGTCTTCCTCTATCATGCCATTCCGGCGGGGATGGACATGGCGATCGTCAATGCGGGGCAGCTCGACATTTACGACCAGATTGACCCAGCGCTGCGCACCGCCTGCGAGGATGTCATCCTCAACCGCGACGAGGGCGCGACCGACCGGCTGATCGCCTTGGCCGAAAGCTTCAAGGGTAAGGATGCGGTCGCCGAAAAGCAGGCCGAGGAATGGCGCGGCTGGGAGGTGACCAAGCGGCTCGAACATGCACTGGTCAAGGGCATCGACGCCTATGTGGTGGACGATACCGAGGAAGCCCGCCTAGCGGTCAAGGAGCGTGGCGGCCGTCCGATCGAGGTGATCGAAGGCCCGCTGATGGACGGCATGAATGTCGTCGGTGACCTGTTCGGCTCAGGCAAGATGTTCCTGCCGCAGGTGGTGAAATCGGCCCGCGTCATGAAAAAGGCAGTCGCCCACCTGATCCCCTTCATCGAGGCGGAGAAGGAAGAGGGTGCCCGCGCAAAGGGCCGGATCATCATGGCTACGGTCAAGGGCGATGTGCATGACATCGGCAAGAACATCGTCGGCGTGGTGTTGCAGTGCAATGGCTATGAGGTCATCGACCTGGGCGTGATGGTGCCCTGGCAAGACATCATCAAGGCAGCGCAAGAGCATGATGCCGACATCATCGGCCTGTCGGGTTTGATCACCCCCAGCCTCGACGAGATGGTGACGGTCGCTGAGGAAATGCAGCGCGCGGGCATGAGCATTCCGCTGCTGATCGGCGGCGCGACCACGTCAAAGGTGCATACCGCTCTGCGGATCGATCCGGCCTATGACGGTCCGGTTATCCACGTTCTGGACGCCAGTCGCGCGGTCGGAGTGGCGACGGCGCTCGTCAGCGATACCGGCGTCGAGGATTATGTCGGGGCGATCGCTGCGGAGTATCAACATGTTCGTGATGTGCGCGAGGGCAAGGGACAGAGTGCATTGCTCAGCCTAGCCGATGCGCGGGCCAATGCCTTTGTCGCCGACATGAGCGACAAGCCGCCGCCGCCTGAACATCCGGGGCTGCATGTGTTCGACGATTGGGATCTGGCCGACCTGGCTGAGGCCATCGACTGGACGCCTTTCTTTCGCGCATGGGAACTGGCAGGCAATTTCCCGGCGATCCTCACCGACGAGGTGGTGGGCGAGAGCGCGACCGCGCTGTGGGCTGACGCGCAGGCGATGCTCAAGCGTATCATTGACGAGAAATGGTTCACCGCGCGCGGTGTCGTCGGCCTGTGGCCGTGCCGCCGCGATGGCGATGACGTGATCGTCCACGTGCCGCTGCATCCTGACCAGATGCCGGCCTTTGCCGGAGAGGAATGGACCGCGCGGACCCATGGCATCACCGCCTCGCTCCCTGGCGATCATTTCGGGCTTGATGGTGATTTCCACCATGTCCGCCTGCCTTTCCTGCGGCAACAGATCACCAAGCGCGAGGGCAGGGCGAACATGTGCCTTGCCGATTTCATCGATCATGACGGTGACTGGATCGGTGGTTTTGCTGTTGGCATACACGGGCTGGAACCGCACCTTGAGCGTTTCCGCGCCGACAAGGATGACTATTCGGACATCCTCGCCAAGGCGCTGGCCGACCGTTTTGCCGAAGCTTTTGCCGAGCGTCTGCATCAACATGTGCGCACGACCCTGTGGGGCTATGCGCCGGGTGAGCAATTGACCAATGAGGCGCTGATCCGTGAGCAATATCGCGGCATTCGCCCGGCACCGGGCTATCCCGCCTGTCCGGAACACAGCCTCAAGCCCATCCTGTTTGACCTGCTCGATGCGGGGAACAGTGCGGGCCTCAGCCTGACAGAGAATTTCGCCATGCTGCCAACCGCCGCCGTCTCGGGCTTTTACTTCGGTCACCCGCAAAGCGAGTATTTCGGCGTTGCACGCGTCGGTGAAGAGCAGCTTGAGGACTATGCAGCCCGGCGCGGCGTTGATGTCGGGACGGCCCGGCGCTGGTTGCGGCCCAACCTTGATTGA
- a CDS encoding DJ-1/PfpI family protein, with product MSDKLRTIVFPLFDGITQLDFTGPAQFLSRMPGARIITAARDLRPIVTDSGFAIVPGTSFADCPPADIICVPGGHGVADALGCSETIDFIASQTGQAQWLTSVCTGAFLLGAAGCLKGRRATTHWGYTHLLPMVGAVATEGRVVEDGPVITAGGVTAGIDFALTLTTRLHGQAVAESIQLALEYDPAPPLRSGHPSRAPEPVLSVLKALVYDAAADRMRAAIAAGVQV from the coding sequence ATGTCAGACAAACTCCGCACCATCGTGTTCCCCCTGTTCGACGGGATAACCCAACTCGATTTCACTGGCCCGGCCCAGTTCCTCAGCCGCATGCCGGGTGCCCGGATTATAACCGCCGCCCGTGACCTCCGGCCCATCGTCACTGACAGCGGCTTTGCCATAGTGCCCGGCACCAGCTTTGCCGATTGCCCACCCGCCGACATCATCTGCGTCCCCGGTGGTCATGGCGTCGCCGATGCGCTGGGTTGTAGCGAAACCATCGACTTCATCGCCAGCCAGACGGGGCAGGCGCAATGGCTTACAAGCGTGTGCACCGGTGCCTTTCTCCTTGGCGCCGCAGGTTGCCTGAAGGGCCGTCGGGCCACCACCCACTGGGGCTATACCCATTTGCTGCCAATGGTTGGCGCGGTCGCCACCGAAGGAAGGGTGGTGGAGGATGGCCCGGTCATCACGGCCGGCGGCGTAACCGCCGGCATTGATTTTGCGCTTACCCTGACAACCCGCCTGCATGGACAGGCCGTTGCGGAATCAATCCAGCTGGCGCTCGAATATGATCCGGCCCCGCCATTGCGCAGCGGTCACCCTTCGCGCGCGCCCGAACCGGTGCTTTCGGTCTTGAAGGCTCTTGTCTATGACGCCGCAGCCGATCGTATGCGCGCAGCCATCGCCGCCGGGGTGCAGGTCTAG
- a CDS encoding homocysteine S-methyltransferase family protein has translation MSARETFFAAARERILITDGAFGTEIQNWKLTEADYAGTLGLAKDQKGNNDILALTAPHVPEAIHRAYLEAGADIAETNTFSANRISQADYGAEHLVREINVESAKLARRLADEYQAKDGRPRFVAGAIGPTNKTLSLSPDVNDPGYREIEWDHLVDVYKEQAAALVEGGADFILIETVFDTLNAKAGIMAVKQLEAEIGREVPIMLSMTLTDLSGRNLSGHTVEAFWHAVRHAKPVTIGLNCSFGAQQLRPHVRTLAGLCDTLIMVYPNAGLPNELGAYDELPEETAALVKEWADAGQVNVLGGCCGSTPAHIAAMARAVAGLPGRAIPTPEVRTRLAGLEPFTMAA, from the coding sequence ATGAGCGCCCGAGAGACTTTTTTTGCTGCCGCGCGTGAGCGCATCCTGATCACCGACGGCGCATTCGGGACAGAGATCCAGAACTGGAAGCTGACCGAGGCGGACTATGCCGGCACGCTCGGTCTCGCCAAGGATCAGAAAGGCAACAATGACATTCTCGCACTGACCGCGCCGCACGTGCCCGAGGCGATCCACCGCGCCTATTTGGAAGCCGGGGCGGACATCGCCGAGACCAACACCTTCTCGGCCAACCGCATCAGCCAGGCCGATTATGGTGCCGAGCATCTTGTGCGGGAGATCAATGTCGAGAGCGCCAAGCTCGCCCGGCGCTTGGCGGATGAATATCAGGCAAAGGATGGCCGCCCGCGCTTCGTCGCCGGTGCCATCGGCCCGACCAACAAGACGCTTTCGCTGTCCCCCGACGTCAATGATCCGGGCTATCGCGAGATCGAGTGGGACCATCTGGTCGACGTCTACAAGGAACAGGCGGCGGCGCTGGTCGAGGGCGGAGCCGATTTCATACTGATCGAGACGGTGTTCGACACGCTCAATGCCAAGGCCGGCATCATGGCGGTCAAGCAACTGGAGGCCGAGATTGGCCGCGAGGTGCCGATCATGCTGTCGATGACGCTGACCGACCTGTCGGGCCGCAACCTGTCAGGCCATACGGTTGAGGCGTTCTGGCACGCCGTCCGCCATGCCAAGCCGGTGACGATCGGTCTCAATTGCTCGTTCGGCGCGCAGCAATTGCGCCCTCATGTCCGCACGCTGGCGGGCCTGTGCGACACGCTGATCATGGTTTATCCCAACGCCGGTCTGCCCAACGAACTGGGCGCCTATGATGAACTGCCCGAGGAAACGGCGGCGCTGGTCAAGGAATGGGCCGATGCCGGGCAGGTCAATGTGCTCGGCGGCTGTTGCGGCTCCACCCCGGCGCATATCGCCGCGATGGCGCGGGCAGTGGCAGGCCTGCCGGGCCGCGCGATCCCGACGCCTGAGGTGCGCACGCGTCTGGCGGGACTCGAACCTTTCACCATGGCGGCCTGA
- a CDS encoding rhomboid family intramembrane serine protease has translation MAGRSSRDLRPRLKVLAGLCGVMVLVHLLNMFSGGGLSSLGIRPRDPASLYAIATTPWIHGGLGHLGNNLVMLAALTGLCLLEGVAYFIRASLIIIILSGLLLWLFGRDGVHIGASGWIFGLWSLTIVRAWFHRSYGNVLIAVAVVLLYGGLAWGLLPAGAGISFEGHIFGALAGVAAAWALHRTMPRVGG, from the coding sequence ATGGCTGGAAGGAGCAGCCGAGACCTGCGTCCACGGCTGAAGGTGCTCGCCGGTTTGTGTGGTGTCATGGTGCTGGTGCACCTGCTCAACATGTTCTCGGGTGGTGGGCTGTCGTCGCTGGGCATACGGCCGCGTGACCCGGCCAGTCTTTATGCCATTGCGACCACGCCATGGATCCATGGCGGACTGGGTCATCTCGGCAACAATCTCGTCATGCTGGCCGCACTCACTGGCCTTTGCCTTCTCGAAGGTGTCGCCTATTTCATTCGTGCCTCGCTGATCATCATCATCCTGTCAGGGCTGCTGCTTTGGCTGTTTGGCCGCGACGGCGTGCATATCGGCGCGAGCGGCTGGATCTTTGGACTGTGGAGCCTGACCATCGTTCGAGCATGGTTCCACCGCAGCTATGGCAATGTGCTTATCGCGGTGGCCGTTGTCCTGCTGTACGGCGGTCTGGCTTGGGGCCTTCTTCCAGCCGGCGCCGGTATATCCTTTGAAGGCCATATCTTCGGGGCTTTGGCCGGGGTTGCGGCGGCCTGGGCCTTGCATCGCACCATGCCGCGGGTTGGCGGGTGA
- the bfr gene encoding bacterioferritin produces the protein MKGDARVIELLNECLRNELTAINQYWLHYRLLDNWGVTRLADYERHESIDEMKHADQLAERILFLEGLPNFQALGRLRIGESVEEILKADLAIEMEALEQLKGAIAHCEAVRDFPSRDLFASILRSEEEHVDHIEQQLEMIARMGIENYIQLQSRPISE, from the coding sequence ATGAAGGGCGACGCGCGCGTCATTGAATTGCTCAACGAATGCCTTCGCAACGAGCTGACGGCGATCAACCAATATTGGCTGCACTATCGGCTGCTCGACAATTGGGGCGTCACCCGGCTGGCGGACTATGAGCGGCACGAATCCATCGACGAGATGAAGCATGCCGACCAGTTGGCCGAGCGTATCCTGTTCCTTGAAGGGCTGCCCAATTTCCAGGCGCTTGGCCGTCTGAGGATTGGCGAATCGGTCGAGGAAATCCTCAAGGCCGACCTGGCCATCGAGATGGAGGCTTTGGAACAGCTCAAGGGTGCCATTGCCCATTGCGAGGCGGTGCGCGATTTTCCCAGCCGTGACCTGTTCGCCAGCATCCTCCGCAGCGAGGAAGAGCATGTCGACCATATCGAACAGCAGCTCGAAATGATCGCGCGGATGGGGATCGAAAATTACATTCAGCTGCAATCGCGACCGATCAGCGAGTGA